In Plodia interpunctella isolate USDA-ARS_2022_Savannah chromosome 30, ilPloInte3.2, whole genome shotgun sequence, the following proteins share a genomic window:
- the LOC128682345 gene encoding uncharacterized protein LOC128682345, with amino-acid sequence MGRNVAKASRGRSLTPRGKRSTGGDKEEGMSVGESEKTAISRSESLYFSDADSDGSVWLPDVKLGGKQRGQAPKRKASEGVEEAERASNKLSSVTRGRAARRGSYSGTAEARERLRDLSADYAEFERELDRAGTSKYLKASQESGKRCLVDEHLEVVRAAAQKVLAEAGKSGNLKGTAWRAMNEACHDIIVAAGKIEAQCEESEAVRILRADNRRMREQLSLLQQETKALRTAFAERTSSAPKEAQPAAGTPSLEDIKGLLSEWKESFERDVFLRLGGMVSDRLKEAEKRGFLAPEPIVRPPLAADKKTKEVEALAPKTGKNYASVAAGATLMPPARPGPAPKAVPAKKQPKQATAQAQVSTEPPAELPPPQEGEQGWAEVVRKGKKKRNKKSSPSAQPEPTQAVAPKTSVQPPKKIKFTPPKTSAVVVTLKPESKLDYRAVITRATTIDLSSIGVDHVSAVRGTATGARIIEIPGANSGAAADSLAEKLREIIGGEAEVTRPFKAAQIRVSGLDEGVTPEALTEATARAGKCLPGQVRVGNIRMAPDMTASVIITCPVAAANALIDEGRLLVGWTAAKVRGLEALPMRCFRCMGIGHTRALCPSPVDRSGLCHRCGKAGHVSSACEASEPWCAVCFAHKLVAKHVMGGPSCNPPRTRGKLAPPNKGTPEGTTMEH; translated from the coding sequence ATGGGTAGGAACGTGGCCAAAGCTTCGAGGGGAAGGTCTCTGACCCCAAGGGGGAAGAGATCAACTGGGGGGGATAAAGAGGAGGGGATGAGTGTGGGGGAGAGCGAGAAGACGGCGATTAGCCGATCGGAGTCGCTCTACTTTTCCGACGCCGACTCGGACGGGTCAGTCTGGCTCCCGGATGTTAAGTTAGGCGGGAAGCAGCGGGGTCAAGCCCCAAAGAGGAAAGCTTCGGAGGGTGTTGAGGAGGCTGAAAGGGCCTCCAACAAGCTTTCCTCTGTCACGAGGGGCCGGGCTGCTCGTCGGGGCTCGTATTCTGGGACGGCCGAGGCAAGAGAGAGGCTCCGCGATCTTTCGGCGGATTATGCCGAATTTGAACGCGAGCTGGACAGGGCTGGTACCAGCAAGTATTTGAAGGCCAGCCAGGAGAGCGGGAAGAGGTGCCTCGTGGACGAGCACCTCGAGGTGGTGAGGGCGGCTGCCCAGAAGGTTTTGGCGGAGGCCGGAAAATCCGGCAACCTGAAGGGGACGGCATGGCGGGCCATGAATGAGGCCTGCCATGATATAATCGTGGCAGCGGGCAAAATTGAGGCCCAGTGTGAGGAGTCGGAGGCTGTCCGCATACTCAGAGCGGATAACAGGAGAATGCGGGAACAGCTTTCGCTCCTCCAGCAGGAGACGAAGGCCCTGCGCACGGCCTTTGCCGAGCGCACGTCGTCGGCGCCGAAGGAGGCCCAACCAGCGGCGGGAACCCCCTCGCTTGAGGACATCAAGGGACTCCTATCCGAATGGAAGGAGTCATTTGAGAGAGATGTGTTCCTCAGGCTGGGGGGAATGGTCAGCGACCGCCTTAAGGAGGCTGAGAAGAGAGGCTTCCTGGCCCCGGAGCCGATTGTTCGGCCGCCTCTTGCGGCCGACAAGAAGACCAAGGAGGTCGAAGCGCTGGCCCCAAAAACTGGGAAAAATTATGCCAGCGTAGCCGCGGGGGCTACCCTGATGCCCCCAGCACGACCTGGGCCTGCACCTAAAGCTGTTCCAGCGAAGAAGCAGCCCAAACAAGCGACGGCACAGGCCCAGGTATCTACCGAGCCACCTGCTGAATTGCCTCCGCCTCAAGAAGGCGAACAAGGGTGGGCTGAGGTGGTCAGAAAGGGGAAAAAGAAGAGGAATAAGAAATCCTCCCCCTCTGCCCAGCCGGAGCCTACCCAAGCGGTGGCCCCCAAGACGAGCGTACAGCCGccaaaaaagataaaattcaCCCCTCCCAAGACTTCGGCGGTGGTGGTGACTCTCAAGCCGGAATCCAAGCTGGATTACCGTGCGGTAATTACGAGGGCCACCACCATCGACCTATCGTCGATAGGGGTGGACCATGTGTCGGCTGTTCGCGGCACGGCAACGGGGGCCCGCATTATTGAAATACCCGGAGCTAACAGCGGGGCTGCAGCGGACAGCCTCGCAGAGAAGCTCCGGGAGATCATTGGTGGAGAGGCGGAGGTGACGAGGCCGTTTAAAGCGGCACAAATCAGGGTCTCTGGCCTTGATGAGGGTGTAACGCCGGAGGCCCTGACTGAGGCCACAGCGAGGGCGGGGAAATGTCTGCCGGGACAAGTCAGGGTGGGGAACATTCGCATGGCGCCGGACATGACGGCGTCGGTGATCATCACCTGCCCTGTGGCGGCTGCCAACGCCCTCATAGACGAGGGGCGTCTCCTTGTTGGTTGGACGGCCGCCAAGGTCAGGGGGCTGGAGGCCTTGCCCATGCGATGTTTCCGGTGCATGGGCATTGGCCACACTAGAGCCCTCTGCCCGTCCCCGGTGGACAGGTCTGGGTTATGCCATCGCTGTGGCAAAGCGGGGCACGTCTCGTCCGCGTGCGAGGCCAGTGAACCCTGGTGCGCGGTGTGTTTTGCGCACAAGCTGGTCGCCAAACATGTTATGGGCGGCCCCTCGTGCAATCCCCCGCGCACACGGGGCAAACTGGCCCCCCCAAACAAGGGAACCCCTGAGGGCACCACGATGGAGCACTAA